In Burkholderia savannae, one genomic interval encodes:
- the moeB gene encoding molybdopterin-synthase adenylyltransferase MoeB codes for MKLPPLVTRRPPLSREELSRYSRHILLPEIGLQGQQRLKGSRVLVVGAGGLGSPVLLYLAAAGVGTLGIVDFDRVDISNLQRQVIHRMSTVGRLKTDSARDAILDLNPHVDVRAHDERLDNDNAVPLFRQYDIVVDGTDNFATRYLVNDACVLADRPYVWGSIYRFEGQASVFWEAAPGGTGVNYRDLYPEPPPPELAPSCSEGGVLGVLCASIASIMATETVKLITGAGDSLLGRLAVYDALEMRCRFLPLRRAPGRQPITALADYRHFCNPAVRQPPNGETIAPGVDVAELKRLLDAGAPLELIDVREPNEWDLVRIPGARLVPKQQMLAGGMTTLDKSRRTVIYCKGGARSQEVVQAMRRAGFTDVSNLDGGVLAWVRLIDPSLPSY; via the coding sequence ATGAAACTGCCCCCGCTCGTCACGAGACGCCCGCCGTTATCCCGCGAGGAATTGTCCCGCTACAGCCGGCACATCCTGCTTCCCGAGATCGGCCTGCAAGGTCAGCAGCGCCTCAAGGGAAGCCGGGTGCTCGTCGTGGGCGCGGGCGGGCTCGGCTCGCCCGTGCTGCTCTATCTCGCGGCGGCGGGTGTCGGTACGCTCGGCATCGTCGATTTCGATCGCGTGGATATCTCCAATTTGCAGCGGCAAGTCATCCACCGAATGTCGACGGTCGGCCGTTTGAAGACCGACAGCGCACGCGACGCGATTCTCGATCTGAATCCGCATGTCGACGTGCGCGCTCACGACGAACGGCTCGACAACGACAACGCCGTGCCGTTGTTCCGGCAATACGACATCGTCGTCGACGGCACCGACAATTTCGCGACCCGCTACCTGGTCAACGACGCCTGCGTCCTGGCCGACAGGCCGTATGTCTGGGGATCGATCTATCGCTTCGAGGGGCAGGCGTCGGTGTTCTGGGAAGCGGCGCCGGGCGGCACCGGCGTCAATTACCGCGATCTGTATCCCGAGCCGCCGCCGCCGGAACTGGCGCCGTCGTGCTCGGAAGGCGGCGTGCTCGGCGTGCTGTGCGCATCGATCGCGTCGATCATGGCGACCGAAACCGTCAAGCTCATCACGGGTGCGGGTGATTCGCTGCTCGGCCGGCTTGCGGTCTACGACGCGCTGGAGATGCGCTGCCGGTTCCTGCCGCTGCGGCGTGCGCCCGGGCGCCAGCCGATCACCGCGCTCGCCGATTATCGGCACTTCTGCAATCCCGCCGTGCGGCAGCCGCCGAACGGGGAGACGATCGCGCCCGGCGTCGACGTTGCGGAACTCAAGCGCTTGCTGGACGCCGGCGCGCCGCTCGAGCTCATCGACGTGCGCGAGCCGAACGAGTGGGATCTCGTTCGCATTCCGGGCGCGCGGCTCGTCCCGAAACAGCAGATGCTCGCCGGCGGCATGACGACGCTCGACAAATCTCGGCGAACCGTCATCTACTGCAAAGGCGGCGCCCGCTCGCAAGAAGTCGTGCAGGCGATGCGGCGCGCCGGTTTCACGGACGTCAGCAATCTCGACGGAGGCGTGCTCGCCTGGGTCCGCCTGATCGATCCGTCGCTGCCGTCATATTGA
- a CDS encoding MFS transporter, whose translation MSNPSATSTRMSAPELRATASLAAIFALRMLGLFMIMPVFSVYAKTIPGGDNVVLVGIALGAYGVTQSLLYIFYGWASDKFGRKPVIAAGLLIFALGSFVAAFAHDITWIIVGRVIQGMGAVSSAVLAFIADLTSEHNRTKAMAMVGGSIGMSFAVAIVGAPIVFHWVGMSGLFAIVGALSIAAIGVVLWVVPDAPRPVHVPAPFAEVLHNVELLRLNFGVLVLHATQTALFLVVPRLLVDGGLPVASHWQVYLPVMGLAFVMMVPAIIVAEKQGKMKPVLLGGIAAILIGQLLLGMATHTILIVAAILFVYFLGFNILEASQPSLVSKLAPGSRKGAATGVYNTTQSIGLALGGVVGGVLLKHGGADTVFFACSALVAVWLIIAAGMKQPPRKA comes from the coding sequence ATGTCCAATCCGTCCGCTACCTCCACTCGCATGAGCGCACCCGAGCTGCGCGCGACCGCGTCGCTCGCGGCGATCTTCGCGCTGCGCATGCTCGGTCTGTTCATGATCATGCCGGTGTTCTCCGTCTACGCGAAGACGATCCCGGGCGGCGACAACGTCGTGCTCGTCGGCATCGCGCTCGGCGCTTACGGCGTCACGCAATCGCTGCTTTACATTTTTTACGGCTGGGCGTCGGACAAGTTCGGGCGCAAGCCGGTGATCGCCGCGGGCCTGCTGATCTTCGCGCTCGGCAGCTTCGTCGCGGCGTTCGCGCACGACATCACGTGGATCATCGTCGGCCGGGTCATCCAGGGAATGGGGGCGGTATCGTCGGCGGTGCTCGCGTTCATCGCGGATCTGACGTCCGAGCACAACCGAACGAAGGCGATGGCGATGGTGGGCGGCTCGATCGGCATGTCGTTCGCGGTCGCGATCGTCGGCGCGCCGATCGTGTTCCACTGGGTCGGAATGAGCGGGCTCTTCGCGATCGTCGGCGCGCTGTCGATCGCGGCGATCGGCGTCGTGCTTTGGGTCGTGCCGGACGCGCCGCGGCCCGTGCACGTGCCGGCTCCGTTCGCCGAAGTGCTGCACAACGTCGAGCTGCTGCGCTTGAACTTCGGCGTGCTCGTGCTGCACGCGACGCAGACCGCGCTCTTTCTCGTCGTGCCGCGCCTTCTCGTCGACGGCGGGCTGCCCGTCGCGTCGCACTGGCAGGTCTATCTGCCGGTGATGGGGCTCGCGTTCGTGATGATGGTGCCGGCCATCATCGTCGCGGAAAAACAGGGAAAGATGAAGCCCGTGCTATTGGGCGGAATTGCGGCTATCCTGATCGGCCAACTGTTGCTCGGCATGGCAACGCATACGATATTGATTGTCGCGGCAATCCTGTTCGTCTACTTCCTGGGCTTCAACATTCTGGAGGCGTCGCAGCCGTCGCTCGTGTCGAAGCTCGCGCCGGGTTCGCGCAAGGGCGCGGCCACGGGCGTGTACAACACGACGCAGTCGATCGGGCTCGCGTTGGGCGGCGTGGTCGGCGGCGTGCTGCTGAAGCACGGCGGCGCGGACACGGTGTTTTTCGCGTGCTCGGCGCTCGTAGCCGTGTGGCTTATAATCGCGGCCGGCATGAAACAGCCGCCGCGCAAAGCCTGA
- a CDS encoding O-methyltransferase, producing MNASNVYSNFYKVERTGGDHLSDGGGPFGFDITVALQADYLIRFHRCDAILETGSFRGDTTAYLSHAYPDLPVLTCDIDPDNAKFAQVRLRAQANVTATHADSREFLRRHLPKYQRPFVYLDAHWYDDWPLGQELELIDRGVICIDDFDIGHPRFAFDHYDDVVCGPDILKPHRSRIPFFYTNNPLGKYPFPCLQIGRRSGKAYMEIGMGDSALSQSDWFLKREN from the coding sequence ATGAACGCATCCAACGTCTACAGCAATTTCTACAAAGTCGAGCGAACGGGCGGAGATCATCTGAGCGACGGCGGAGGGCCGTTCGGCTTCGACATCACCGTGGCGCTCCAGGCCGATTACCTCATTCGCTTCCATCGATGCGACGCCATACTGGAAACCGGCAGCTTCCGCGGCGACACAACGGCCTATCTCAGCCACGCTTACCCGGACCTGCCCGTCTTGACCTGCGACATCGATCCCGACAACGCGAAGTTCGCGCAAGTCCGGTTGCGCGCGCAGGCAAACGTCACCGCCACACATGCGGATTCCCGCGAATTTCTCCGCCGCCATCTGCCGAAATATCAGCGCCCCTTCGTCTATCTCGACGCGCACTGGTACGACGACTGGCCGCTCGGGCAAGAGCTGGAGCTGATCGATCGCGGCGTGATCTGCATTGACGACTTCGATATCGGGCACCCGCGATTCGCATTCGATCACTACGACGACGTGGTGTGCGGGCCCGACATATTGAAGCCGCATCGCAGCCGAATCCCGTTTTTCTATACGAACAACCCGCTCGGGAAATACCCGTTTCCCTGCCTGCAGATCGGCCGCCGAAGCGGCAAGGCGTACATGGAAATCGGCATGGGGGATTCGGCGTTGTCGCAAAGCGACTGGTTTCTGAAGCGGGAAAACTAG
- a CDS encoding single-stranded DNA-binding protein — protein MASVNKVILVGNLGADPEVRYLPSGDAVANIRLATTDRYKDKASGEFKEMTEWHRVAFFGRLAEIVSEYLKKGSSVYIEGRIRTRKWQGQDGQDRYSTEIVADQMQMLGGRGGSGGGGDEGGYGGGGYGGGRDTERSGGGGGGRASGGGAAGARNGGGGGGASRPSAPAGGGFDEMDDDIPF, from the coding sequence ATGGCATCCGTCAACAAGGTCATTCTCGTCGGCAATCTCGGCGCCGATCCCGAAGTGCGTTATCTGCCGAGCGGCGACGCGGTGGCGAACATCCGCCTCGCGACGACCGATCGCTACAAGGACAAGGCGTCCGGCGAATTCAAGGAAATGACCGAATGGCACCGCGTCGCGTTCTTCGGCCGCCTTGCCGAGATCGTCAGCGAGTATCTGAAGAAGGGCTCGTCGGTGTACATCGAGGGCCGCATCCGCACGCGCAAGTGGCAAGGCCAGGACGGCCAGGACCGTTACTCGACCGAAATCGTCGCGGACCAGATGCAGATGCTCGGCGGCCGCGGCGGTTCGGGCGGCGGCGGTGACGAAGGCGGCTACGGCGGCGGTGGTTACGGCGGCGGCCGCGATACGGAGCGCAGCGGTGGCGGTGGCGGTGGTCGCGCGTCGGGCGGCGGCGCGGCGGGCGCGCGCAACGGCGGCGGTGGCGGTGGCGCGAGCCGCCCCAGCGCGCCGGCGGGCGGCGGTTTCGACGAGATGGATGACGACATTCCGTTCTAA
- a CDS encoding methyltransferase: protein MSPNSLEIIFAQSILPHAFFAALRVGLYSALTRAPAPAEAIARKLGLSRRAASVLLDSQVLIGLVKRDSDTRYSASEEAATFLHPDGTGYCAAIYDKWLQALRNLDSALRDDAPAIDVTSAAFQPEWVHYARKSLVSWPDEARLAMQDWSDLIARGQVRPDSRVAYFASGAGVFGMALAQFSERCRVVLLDRPDVLSVARRVASLMRVGERVQCHPFELRRAAREDDRRAPLPAVDMAIFRETLHYLPPDEVRMLLERARNTFEHVDKMLVINRFLNDARTGPRPCFIDNAYMAATSPHWESYTESEIGSIFSDAGYPVRTQINERTWLFSR, encoded by the coding sequence ATGAGCCCGAACTCCCTGGAAATCATCTTTGCGCAAAGCATCCTGCCTCATGCATTCTTCGCCGCCTTGCGCGTCGGCTTGTATTCGGCGCTCACGCGCGCGCCGGCGCCGGCGGAGGCGATCGCGCGGAAGCTCGGGCTATCGCGGCGCGCGGCCAGCGTGCTGCTCGACTCGCAGGTCCTGATCGGGCTCGTCAAACGGGATTCGGACACGCGCTATAGCGCGAGCGAAGAAGCCGCGACGTTCCTGCATCCGGACGGGACGGGCTATTGCGCGGCCATCTACGACAAGTGGCTCCAAGCGCTGCGCAACCTCGATTCGGCATTGCGGGACGACGCGCCCGCGATCGACGTCACGTCTGCGGCCTTTCAGCCCGAGTGGGTTCATTATGCGAGAAAGAGCCTGGTGTCCTGGCCGGACGAAGCGAGACTCGCGATGCAGGATTGGAGCGACCTCATTGCTCGAGGCCAGGTGCGTCCCGACAGCCGCGTCGCCTACTTCGCGAGCGGCGCGGGGGTATTCGGCATGGCGCTCGCGCAATTTTCCGAGCGCTGCCGCGTCGTGCTGCTCGATCGGCCCGACGTCCTGAGCGTCGCGCGGCGCGTCGCGTCGCTGATGCGCGTCGGCGAGCGCGTGCAATGCCATCCGTTCGAATTGCGGCGAGCAGCCCGCGAGGACGATCGCCGTGCGCCGCTGCCCGCGGTCGACATGGCGATATTCCGCGAAACGCTCCACTATCTTCCGCCCGACGAAGTCCGGATGCTGCTCGAGCGGGCCCGGAACACGTTCGAGCACGTCGACAAGATGCTCGTCATCAATCGATTCCTGAACGACGCGCGCACCGGGCCCCGCCCCTGCTTCATCGACAACGCGTACATGGCCGCCACCTCGCCGCACTGGGAAAGCTACACCGAGTCCGAAATCGGATCGATCTTCTCGGATGCCGGCTATCCGGTACGCACGCAGATCAACGAACGAACCTGGCTCTTCTCTCGCTAG
- a CDS encoding MoaD family protein, whose translation MQTNPARDADALRPGRARRHMQSVRAAETTAEGIGRQPRRVADAPASRPTDSLFLPAMTITIQIPTIMRSLTRDQKYVEAHGQTVIEAIAHLERNYPGLQRRLMQGDQLHRFVNIYVNDDDIRFNGGLSARLRDGDTITILPAVAGG comes from the coding sequence ATGCAGACGAATCCGGCGCGCGACGCCGACGCATTGCGGCCGGGGCGCGCGCGAAGGCACATGCAGAGCGTTCGCGCGGCCGAAACAACTGCGGAAGGCATCGGTCGGCAACCTCGCCGTGTTGCCGACGCCCCCGCTTCCCGCCCAACCGATTCCCTTTTCTTGCCCGCCATGACTATTACGATTCAGATTCCGACCATCATGCGCTCGCTGACGCGCGATCAGAAATACGTCGAAGCGCACGGCCAGACCGTCATCGAAGCCATCGCCCACCTCGAGCGGAACTACCCGGGCCTACAACGACGACTGATGCAGGGCGATCAACTGCATCGCTTCGTCAACATCTATGTCAACGACGACGACATCCGCTTCAACGGCGGCCTTTCTGCTCGTCTGAGGGACGGGGATACGATCACCATCCTGCCGGCCGTGGCCGGCGGCTAG